From a single Geoanaerobacter pelophilus genomic region:
- the yrfG gene encoding GMP/IMP nucleotidase, with amino-acid sequence MKIDWNAIDTVLLDMDGTLLDRHFDDHFWVEHVPRVWGRKNRVPLDEAKNRLHAMFRSQENTLNWTDLDYWSDRLGLDIPLLKLEVDHLIAVHPGVIEFLTFLRQSNKQAWLVTNAHSKTLDLKMRKTRISSYFNGIVSAHDLGLPKEETSFWGKLQEKVKYDPLRTMLGEDSETNLGTAREYGIRYLIYVSRFSSTIPPAPSPEYHSIHYFTELMPDSRN; translated from the coding sequence ATGAAGATCGACTGGAACGCCATCGACACCGTGCTGCTCGACATGGACGGCACCCTGCTTGACCGCCACTTTGACGACCATTTCTGGGTGGAACATGTGCCCAGAGTCTGGGGCCGCAAAAACCGGGTGCCTCTGGACGAAGCCAAGAACAGGCTCCATGCCATGTTCCGCTCCCAGGAGAATACCCTCAACTGGACCGACCTCGATTACTGGTCGGACCGTCTCGGCCTGGACATCCCGCTGCTCAAGCTGGAAGTAGACCACCTGATAGCAGTCCACCCCGGAGTGATCGAGTTTCTGACCTTTCTAAGGCAGAGCAACAAACAGGCATGGCTGGTCACCAACGCCCACTCCAAGACCCTCGACCTTAAAATGAGAAAAACCAGGATAAGTAGTTATTTTAACGGGATAGTATCAGCCCATGACCTGGGACTGCCAAAGGAAGAGACCAGCTTCTGGGGGAAACTGCAGGAAAAGGTCAAATACGACCCGCTGCGGACCATGCTCGGCGAAGACAGCGAAACCAACCTCGGTACTGCCCGCGAATACGGCATCCGTTACCTGATCTACGTCAGCCGGTTCAGCTCAACCATCCCCCCGGCACCATCCCCGGAATACCACTCGATCCACTATTTCACCGAACTGATGCCGGATAGCCGGAATTGA
- the thrC gene encoding threonine synthase: protein MKYISTRGGIAPLSFRDAVMMGLATDGGLLLPESIPAISRETLAAWQKLSYQELAFAIISIYADDIPPADLKALIDRSYATFTHPDITPVVAKNGVEILELFHGPTLAFKDVALQLLGNLFEYLLKESGKKLNIIGATSGDTGSAAIHGVRGKENINIFILHPLGKTSPIQAMQMTTVTDPNVHNIAARGTFDDCQNIVKTLFNDLAFKEEYSLGAVNSINWARVLAQVVYYFYAWFRVADQGKKKVVFSVPTGNFGDIFAGYVAKLMGLPIDKLLLATNENNILSRFINDGDYSLGHVVPTVSPSMDIQLASNFERYLYYLYDQDPARVRNAFAELARDGRISFSKNEMDRVRAEFLSLSVNQQETLDIIARFHKETGYLLDPHTAVGVKAALDLTGPDQQAICLATAHPAKFGEAVTRATGQDPPFPPSLVGIDKLPSRCETMDADLEQIKQFVKEKVKAR from the coding sequence ATGAAATACATCAGTACCAGAGGCGGCATTGCGCCGTTATCCTTCCGCGATGCAGTCATGATGGGGCTCGCGACTGACGGTGGACTGCTGCTCCCGGAATCGATTCCGGCAATCTCTCGGGAAACCCTCGCTGCCTGGCAGAAACTGTCATACCAGGAACTGGCGTTCGCCATTATTTCCATCTATGCCGACGATATCCCTCCGGCAGACCTGAAAGCCCTTATCGACCGGTCTTATGCCACCTTCACCCATCCGGACATAACACCGGTAGTTGCCAAAAACGGGGTTGAGATTCTGGAGCTGTTTCATGGGCCGACCCTGGCATTCAAGGACGTTGCGCTCCAGCTCCTGGGGAACCTGTTCGAATACCTGCTCAAGGAGAGCGGCAAGAAACTGAACATCATCGGCGCCACTTCCGGCGACACCGGCAGCGCTGCGATCCACGGCGTCCGGGGCAAAGAAAACATCAACATCTTCATCCTCCACCCGCTGGGCAAGACCTCACCGATCCAGGCGATGCAGATGACTACCGTCACCGACCCCAATGTCCACAACATTGCGGCCCGCGGCACCTTCGACGACTGCCAGAACATCGTGAAGACGCTCTTTAACGACCTGGCATTCAAGGAGGAGTATTCCCTGGGCGCAGTCAACTCCATCAACTGGGCGCGGGTGCTGGCCCAGGTGGTCTATTACTTCTACGCCTGGTTCCGTGTTGCCGATCAAGGCAAGAAAAAGGTCGTATTTTCCGTACCGACCGGCAACTTCGGCGACATCTTTGCCGGCTATGTTGCCAAGCTGATGGGGCTGCCGATCGACAAGCTGCTGCTCGCCACCAACGAGAACAACATCCTCAGCCGTTTCATCAATGACGGCGACTACTCGCTGGGGCATGTTGTCCCCACAGTGTCGCCATCCATGGATATCCAGCTCGCCTCAAATTTCGAGAGATATCTCTATTACCTCTATGACCAGGACCCGGCCAGGGTAAGAAATGCCTTCGCAGAACTGGCCCGTGATGGCCGCATCAGCTTCAGCAAAAATGAGATGGATCGGGTCCGTGCCGAGTTCCTCTCCCTTTCAGTTAACCAACAGGAAACCCTCGACATCATCGCCAGGTTCCACAAAGAAACCGGCTACCTGCTCGACCCGCATACCGCCGTAGGGGTAAAGGCAGCGCTCGACCTTACCGGTCCGGATCAGCAGGCAATCTGCCTGGCCACGGCCCACCCGGCCAAGTTCGGAGAGGCGGTCACCAGGGCCACCGGCCAGGATCCACCTTTCCCGCCTTCACTGGTGGGGATCGACAAGCTTCCCAGCAGATGCGAGACCATGGATGCGGATCTTGAGCAGATCAAACAGTTTGTAAAGGAAAAGGTAAAGGCCCGCTAA
- a CDS encoding tetratricopeptide repeat protein, whose amino-acid sequence MSSKKEKFIENAQKLIIKGQFEKAVFELEQAIALDPGDLKVRQKLAEILIRVNRQSEAISHYETIGKSFSNSGFYLKAIAVYKQIQKLDPENTKTTITLAELNVNHGLIGNALAEYSQVVNVYLKCGKQAEALQLLERMLEVDPSNLNTMLKIAETLLAADKIDEAFDGYCRLARQLWERPDKSAYNRLNDRIKTLFPGKGDPILSSISALLERGESADAFVQLKEIISLSPDNLAAWYLMADAIRNLGDTRQLKGVLARISERFPAEIRAKEELITLLITFQELDSVLDLLDQYGAFLAENGHADQVANYYNQLQVLAPQDTRPVAGLCRLFEKTGDSTRLAEAQELLAKLNKQPEAIEPVDEGIQPIEEMPLTPVGPDSSDIGHSELSESIPPEPQALEWEEEIDLGFEEEPEPQTVILPTPMEVAPGEPEVPEELPEFLPELLSTEPEQPWQQTTDTAPLEAAEPEVSEVELSHVFAPEELAEALGEDAEPEDLEPPEDTVERVILTIESPLPVEAFLEPAIVETMESPVIEQLQVSPWDEIAAEEPVTADIHGEQSDLAPADELMDLLVGHLESFDWTATDNRVEPQAQTLQAEELEFEVLADAHDENSEPPSFELEDLSSFAEALFSDEPATADAADDSEQYSLGSLISAFRKGVDEQLDDSDTESHYNLGIAYKEMGLLDEAIHEFRSAGRDPQRAADCIALQGLCLREKGDTEGAESVFRAGLELPVLSSEALLNLKYELSQLLEQSDRHQEAVTIYKEIVRVNPSYRDVSLHLARLSDEEDLDILIELHEEGN is encoded by the coding sequence TTGAGCTCAAAAAAAGAAAAATTTATCGAGAATGCCCAGAAGCTGATCATTAAAGGGCAATTTGAAAAGGCCGTCTTTGAACTGGAACAGGCAATAGCCCTTGATCCCGGTGATCTGAAAGTGCGTCAGAAACTTGCAGAGATTCTGATACGGGTCAATCGGCAGAGTGAGGCAATCTCTCATTACGAAACCATCGGCAAATCGTTCTCCAACAGCGGCTTTTATCTAAAGGCCATTGCCGTTTACAAGCAGATTCAAAAACTCGACCCGGAAAATACGAAAACCACAATCACCCTGGCAGAACTGAACGTAAACCATGGTCTTATCGGTAATGCCCTGGCCGAGTACAGCCAGGTAGTCAACGTCTACCTGAAATGCGGCAAACAAGCTGAAGCGCTGCAGTTACTTGAGCGAATGCTTGAGGTTGACCCGTCCAATCTCAACACCATGCTCAAGATTGCCGAGACATTGTTGGCTGCAGACAAAATCGACGAGGCATTCGATGGTTATTGCCGGCTTGCCCGACAGCTTTGGGAGCGCCCGGATAAGTCAGCTTACAACCGCTTAAATGATCGTATCAAAACCCTCTTCCCCGGCAAAGGGGACCCAATCCTCAGCTCTATAAGCGCCTTACTGGAGCGGGGCGAATCAGCAGATGCCTTTGTGCAGCTGAAAGAGATCATCTCCCTGTCTCCGGACAACCTCGCAGCATGGTATCTCATGGCTGATGCCATCCGCAACTTGGGGGACACCCGTCAGCTCAAGGGGGTTCTTGCAAGAATTTCCGAGCGGTTCCCGGCAGAAATCCGGGCAAAAGAGGAACTGATCACCCTGCTGATCACCTTTCAAGAGCTGGACAGCGTTCTTGACCTCCTGGACCAGTACGGAGCGTTTTTAGCGGAAAATGGTCATGCCGACCAAGTCGCTAATTATTATAACCAGCTTCAGGTTCTGGCTCCCCAGGATACACGTCCTGTTGCAGGACTTTGCCGGCTTTTTGAAAAAACCGGGGACAGCACGAGGCTGGCCGAAGCACAGGAGCTGCTGGCAAAACTGAATAAACAACCCGAAGCCATCGAGCCTGTTGACGAAGGTATCCAGCCGATAGAGGAAATGCCGCTTACTCCTGTTGGCCCTGACAGCTCAGATATCGGGCACTCAGAACTCTCTGAATCAATACCGCCGGAGCCGCAAGCACTCGAATGGGAAGAAGAGATCGATCTTGGGTTTGAAGAAGAACCGGAACCACAGACAGTAATTCTCCCGACTCCCATGGAAGTCGCTCCAGGCGAACCGGAAGTCCCAGAAGAGCTTCCTGAGTTTTTGCCAGAACTGCTGTCAACCGAACCTGAGCAACCATGGCAACAAACGACTGATACGGCACCTCTTGAAGCAGCAGAACCGGAAGTCAGCGAAGTGGAGCTCTCTCATGTTTTTGCTCCTGAGGAGCTGGCAGAGGCTTTAGGAGAAGACGCTGAACCTGAAGATTTGGAACCACCCGAAGATACTGTGGAGAGGGTCATTCTGACAATAGAATCACCGCTCCCGGTGGAGGCATTCCTTGAACCAGCCATAGTAGAAACCATGGAGAGCCCGGTAATTGAGCAGCTGCAGGTTTCCCCATGGGACGAGATAGCTGCAGAGGAACCGGTCACCGCTGATATCCATGGAGAGCAGTCTGATCTTGCCCCGGCCGACGAACTGATGGATCTTCTGGTGGGACACCTGGAATCCTTTGACTGGACTGCAACCGACAACAGAGTTGAGCCCCAGGCCCAAACGCTCCAGGCTGAAGAGCTTGAATTCGAAGTCCTTGCCGATGCTCATGATGAAAACAGTGAGCCGCCGTCGTTTGAGCTCGAAGACCTGTCGAGCTTTGCCGAGGCACTGTTCAGCGACGAGCCGGCAACAGCCGATGCCGCCGACGATTCGGAGCAGTACAGCCTGGGAAGCTTGATCAGCGCCTTCAGGAAGGGTGTAGACGAGCAGCTTGACGATAGCGATACCGAATCGCACTACAATCTGGGCATTGCCTACAAAGAGATGGGGCTTTTGGATGAGGCTATCCACGAGTTCCGTTCCGCCGGACGGGATCCTCAGCGAGCTGCAGACTGCATAGCCCTTCAGGGGTTATGCCTACGGGAAAAAGGCGATACTGAAGGTGCTGAGTCCGTTTTCAGGGCAGGACTTGAACTGCCGGTCCTCTCGAGCGAAGCCCTCCTGAACCTCAAATACGAACTGTCGCAACTGCTCGAACAGTCAGACCGCCACCAGGAAGCGGTGACAATCTACAAAGAGATCGTCAGGGTCAACCCATCCTACCGAGATGTATCCCTCCACCTGGCACGACTTTCAGATGAAGAGGATCTCGATATCCTGATCGAACTGCACGAGGAAGGTAACTGA
- a CDS encoding transglutaminaseTgpA domain-containing protein, whose translation MLSPARIIEILVLLASIIGILPLYPYLDLFSRILLPLAAISGLVVHNKGIRLPTIVLTLASIAIFFSYATRFGHNNVAAPAANLLALLLAIRFMGEQSSRAALQACALSVFCLAASTLFALDPIFLFSLILLSFFIISTLLLLTFHETDKAIMLNRFELLSLGKLAVWTTGVSIPLMLIFFIILPRTQFPLWNAFAGKGQTTSGVSDRVEPGRSTTIETSLAVAFRAEMPAIDPEALYWRCVVFNRYSSDAWVREMPPSREIDRAIAGNRVQQTIFFEPGSSRYLPALDQPLQVRAPRATTSGDLVTTQNLGGSNRSKIEAISTLGETLRVTSIDREFYLRLPSELPPRLAAVADAIKGRGKSDLELVALAREFFITSRLRYATTNLPTGSNHLDNFLFTAKKGHCEFFASSFALIMRRAGVPARVVGGYYGGVYNQIGGYFVVSEDTAHAWVEVFIDGVGWQRVDPSRWSAGFAEIGANRNRGILRRLSTLLDTFTYYWHATVITYDLGNQLSLARNAGAMLQQIKLPRATSRTMRMLGLGTAGIIAFFVILKFRKGRSANRIALAFIRLSGYDSPPKGKGILEIATEWHNEDATRFATIYAGAIYRDRGISKAEQRELAALLRNLKALKSKG comes from the coding sequence ATGCTTAGTCCGGCCAGAATCATCGAGATTCTTGTGCTGCTCGCCTCAATTATCGGGATTCTGCCGCTATATCCGTACCTGGATCTTTTTTCACGGATTCTTCTTCCGCTGGCAGCGATCTCCGGACTGGTAGTGCATAACAAAGGGATCAGGCTGCCCACGATTGTCCTTACCCTGGCCTCTATCGCGATATTCTTTAGCTATGCGACACGCTTTGGCCATAACAATGTTGCTGCTCCGGCAGCCAATCTCCTTGCCTTGCTGCTGGCAATCCGCTTTATGGGCGAGCAGAGCAGCCGCGCCGCGCTCCAGGCGTGCGCTCTCTCGGTTTTCTGTCTCGCAGCGTCAACACTGTTCGCCCTGGACCCGATCTTTCTCTTCTCGCTGATCCTGCTCTCATTTTTTATCATCAGCACCCTGCTGCTACTGACTTTTCATGAAACTGACAAGGCAATCATGTTGAACCGCTTTGAACTGCTCTCACTCGGAAAGCTTGCTGTCTGGACGACCGGCGTCTCCATCCCACTGATGCTTATCTTCTTCATTATTCTGCCTCGCACCCAATTCCCGTTATGGAATGCCTTTGCCGGCAAAGGTCAGACAACCAGTGGCGTAAGCGATCGCGTAGAGCCGGGTAGATCAACGACCATCGAAACAAGCCTGGCAGTGGCTTTCCGTGCGGAAATGCCGGCTATCGACCCGGAAGCGCTTTACTGGAGATGCGTAGTCTTCAACAGATACAGTTCAGATGCGTGGGTTAGAGAGATGCCGCCCAGCAGAGAAATTGATCGGGCCATTGCCGGTAACAGGGTACAGCAGACGATCTTTTTCGAGCCCGGTAGTTCGAGATATCTGCCGGCTCTCGACCAACCGCTCCAGGTGCGTGCTCCTCGCGCAACCACCAGCGGCGACCTGGTTACCACGCAAAACCTTGGGGGCTCCAACAGGTCAAAGATTGAAGCCATCTCAACCCTCGGAGAGACGCTCAGAGTCACTAGCATCGACCGTGAGTTTTACCTCAGACTCCCCTCGGAACTCCCGCCAAGACTGGCTGCAGTGGCAGATGCCATAAAGGGGCGCGGCAAGAGTGACCTTGAGCTGGTGGCCCTGGCCAGAGAGTTTTTTATTACCAGCAGGCTGCGTTATGCAACCACTAACCTGCCAACCGGTAGCAACCACCTGGACAATTTCCTCTTTACGGCAAAAAAAGGGCATTGCGAGTTTTTTGCGTCATCATTTGCCCTTATCATGCGCAGAGCCGGAGTTCCTGCCAGAGTTGTGGGCGGCTACTACGGCGGCGTTTACAATCAGATCGGCGGCTATTTCGTAGTCAGTGAGGATACGGCACATGCCTGGGTTGAGGTATTCATCGACGGTGTCGGCTGGCAACGGGTTGACCCGAGCCGGTGGTCGGCAGGTTTTGCCGAAATCGGCGCCAACAGAAATAGAGGAATCTTGAGACGTCTCTCAACTCTGCTGGACACCTTTACCTATTATTGGCATGCGACAGTCATCACCTATGACCTCGGCAATCAACTCAGTCTCGCGAGAAATGCCGGCGCAATGCTGCAACAGATCAAGCTCCCACGGGCCACCTCTCGTACAATGCGCATGCTTGGCCTGGGGACAGCGGGCATAATTGCATTTTTTGTTATCTTGAAATTTCGGAAAGGCCGCTCTGCCAATAGAATTGCCCTAGCCTTCATCCGCTTGTCCGGATATGATTCCCCTCCCAAAGGGAAGGGGATCCTGGAGATTGCCACAGAATGGCATAATGAGGATGCGACACGTTTTGCCACAATCTATGCCGGGGCGATATACAGAGACCGCGGAATATCGAAAGCAGAGCAACGCGAACTGGCGGCCCTGCTCCGCAACTTAAAAGCTCTTAAATCAAAGGGTTGA
- a CDS encoding DUF58 domain-containing protein: MLGFAAVNTGNNLLYLIVSLLLGFMSISGLLGWLNIRGLECDLALNDEIYCNIPTLVTLTITNRKQYLDSFLLHVQAAGGIRLLTSLPKGETGSSSFIRTFTHRGRHSFDTAIISSPFPVNFFVRGMIVPIASDIVVFPAPATSGASPFKADSSAYGELLGTDRGLDGEMRTISDYTGVEPLKQIHWRLSARQEWFKIKELATTAHAPVILDLTAENNLMLEEKLSWATALINKACRENREVGLRLSQERVISPDKGRSHRLRLLRELALYA; the protein is encoded by the coding sequence TTGCTCGGATTTGCTGCGGTAAATACAGGGAACAACCTGCTGTACCTGATTGTATCGCTGCTGCTCGGATTCATGAGCATATCAGGACTCCTGGGATGGCTCAATATTCGAGGGTTGGAGTGCGATCTCGCCTTAAATGATGAAATATACTGCAACATTCCCACTCTGGTCACCCTGACCATCACCAACCGCAAGCAATACCTCGACTCCTTTCTGCTCCATGTCCAGGCAGCCGGGGGAATACGCCTGCTCACTTCCCTCCCCAAAGGAGAAACAGGGAGTAGTTCCTTCATCCGGACATTCACTCACAGGGGCAGGCACTCATTTGACACGGCAATCATCTCCTCGCCATTTCCGGTCAATTTCTTTGTCCGGGGAATGATAGTCCCGATTGCCAGCGACATTGTGGTATTTCCAGCGCCGGCCACCTCCGGAGCAAGCCCGTTCAAGGCAGACAGCTCAGCCTATGGCGAACTCCTCGGCACTGACCGCGGACTTGATGGAGAAATGCGCACCATCAGCGATTATACCGGGGTAGAGCCGCTCAAGCAGATTCATTGGCGGCTTTCTGCCCGTCAAGAGTGGTTCAAGATAAAGGAACTCGCTACAACGGCACATGCACCGGTTATTCTCGATTTGACTGCAGAGAATAACCTGATGCTTGAGGAGAAACTATCTTGGGCAACGGCCCTTATCAATAAGGCCTGCCGAGAGAACAGAGAGGTAGGACTCCGGCTTTCTCAAGAAAGGGTTATCTCTCCGGATAAAGGGCGCAGCCACAGACTGCGGCTGCTTAGGGAGTTGGCGCTTTATGCTTAG
- a CDS encoding AAA family ATPase produces MNNPQRTAILEVMDTVSSSYLQGKIRAVKLSFIAMLAGGHILLEDIPGLGKTTLALTIAQVLGLTFGRVQCTSDLLPSDITGLSIFNRDENRFTFVRGPIFNNILLVDEVNRATPKTQSAMLEAMEERRVTVEGTTYRLPDPFLVIATQNPTEQAGTYPLPESQIDRFLIRTGLGYPPAEVECAIIRKGGIREEIMNISPLLSSDVILSTRKAIQDDVQLSEKVTGYIMQIIAATRTNPLVAAGISTRGGISIAQAARVHAFLEGRDFVAPEDVMAIAVPVGAHRLVLKPENEHLDKEEILRAVINDVPVPLA; encoded by the coding sequence ATGAACAACCCGCAGCGCACTGCCATCCTTGAAGTAATGGACACCGTCTCTTCCAGCTACCTGCAAGGGAAGATCAGGGCGGTTAAACTCTCCTTCATCGCCATGCTGGCCGGTGGTCACATCCTCCTGGAAGATATCCCCGGCCTGGGCAAGACCACACTGGCCCTCACCATAGCCCAGGTACTCGGCCTCACCTTCGGCAGGGTGCAATGCACCAGCGACCTTCTCCCGTCAGACATAACCGGCCTCTCCATATTCAACCGTGACGAAAACCGCTTCACCTTTGTCCGCGGTCCGATCTTCAACAATATCCTGCTGGTAGACGAGGTAAACCGCGCCACGCCCAAGACCCAGAGCGCCATGCTCGAAGCCATGGAAGAAAGAAGAGTCACTGTCGAAGGCACGACCTACAGACTGCCAGACCCCTTTCTGGTCATCGCCACCCAGAATCCGACTGAACAGGCCGGCACCTACCCGTTGCCGGAATCACAGATCGACCGCTTTCTCATCAGGACCGGCCTCGGCTACCCTCCGGCAGAGGTCGAGTGCGCCATCATCAGGAAAGGCGGGATTCGCGAGGAGATCATGAATATCTCCCCTCTCCTTTCCAGCGATGTCATCCTTAGCACCAGAAAGGCGATCCAGGATGATGTCCAGCTTTCCGAAAAGGTGACCGGCTACATCATGCAGATCATCGCCGCAACGCGAACCAACCCGCTGGTGGCGGCCGGGATATCGACCAGGGGAGGTATCAGCATTGCCCAGGCTGCCAGGGTTCATGCCTTCCTGGAAGGCCGTGATTTTGTTGCCCCGGAAGATGTCATGGCGATCGCAGTGCCGGTTGGGGCTCACCGACTGGTACTGAAACCTGAAAATGAACATCTCGACAAGGAGGAGATCCTACGCGCGGTAATAAACGACGTCCCCGTCCCGCTGGCCTGA
- a CDS encoding energy transducer TonB codes for MNEDLLDLNAEETAAVVRPFFPKMIAISLALHVICAIIIAGGGKGRPGDPTINYLDLTMSEPPAAVSKPAAPPPELTTPAEDAVLPKAEETPPPPPTEAEKLRQEAQNAVKAAADQPEAMQKVSFGLGLLNGHFGTIADGRTLRNDMREYHLSLLRSINENWWRNGNKFEGMNSAIVNIMVSRSGEIINAQIMQSSGNPAYDRVLMKSLIDAGPLPPLPPQYESQVFTAPIKFNPPLTLFGSPSG; via the coding sequence ATGAACGAAGATTTGCTGGACCTTAACGCAGAAGAAACCGCCGCAGTGGTACGTCCTTTTTTCCCGAAAATGATTGCCATATCGCTGGCCCTGCACGTTATTTGCGCCATTATTATTGCCGGAGGTGGTAAAGGCCGCCCCGGCGATCCGACCATCAATTACCTCGACCTTACCATGTCCGAGCCGCCGGCTGCCGTCAGCAAACCAGCTGCTCCGCCACCAGAGTTGACGACTCCGGCAGAAGACGCAGTGTTGCCCAAGGCAGAAGAGACGCCACCGCCGCCCCCCACCGAAGCGGAAAAACTCCGGCAAGAGGCACAGAATGCCGTTAAAGCGGCGGCTGACCAGCCTGAAGCTATGCAGAAAGTCTCATTCGGCCTCGGTCTGCTCAATGGGCATTTCGGGACCATCGCCGATGGCCGGACCCTGAGAAACGACATGCGGGAGTACCACCTGTCGCTGCTCAGATCCATCAATGAAAACTGGTGGAGGAACGGCAACAAGTTCGAAGGGATGAACAGCGCTATCGTGAATATCATGGTGTCCCGCAGTGGCGAGATAATCAACGCCCAGATCATGCAGAGCTCAGGCAATCCCGCCTATGACAGAGTCCTGATGAAATCTTTGATTGATGCCGGGCCGTTACCGCCACTGCCGCCGCAGTACGAATCGCAGGTATTCACCGCTCCGATCAAATTCAACCCGCCGCTGACCCTTTTTGGCTCACCATCTGGATAG
- a CDS encoding B12-binding domain-containing radical SAM protein produces MNRTPDEIRLATLTTHPRPSASRPAFTIVLPTSPQVPTPNREFLLQTPTEGISHIATVAKLAGWDVKIHDLRLGEKLEDACRDSAARGGVVAMPTFIDSYPDNLAVLNQVKKLNPQITTLLGGALISSLPEPLIAALKPDYAILGEGEAALLDLLDHIEAGKKPEEARYINGLGLWLDGTTQFTSPRTQLMDLDVLPIPDLSLFPGVQKNPFIPELGLTTSRGCYGRCSFCFLNMRKLSYKSPERFELEIAELTSKHGTGYFYINDLTFTSDLERTSRICDVLKKYGITWSCSTRVEKINPELLAYMHTCGCRDIWYGVESVDQTVLDLADKMTRVEEIEYAVAETVKAGIKVMANLIVGLPGESVASLRKMMDFCRRSEVIPTSIKYLTPFPGTRIYDMAVEQGFISDHINYLETLAQRKVNDVNDSIINLTELPESELRSAFEELMNIRRERLKNF; encoded by the coding sequence ATGAACAGGACACCTGATGAAATCCGACTGGCTACGCTTACTACCCACCCCCGGCCCTCTGCATCCCGTCCGGCTTTTACCATCGTGCTTCCCACCTCACCGCAGGTGCCAACCCCCAACCGCGAATTCCTGCTGCAAACCCCGACTGAAGGGATCAGCCATATTGCGACGGTAGCCAAGTTGGCCGGTTGGGATGTAAAAATCCACGACCTGCGATTAGGAGAAAAGCTTGAGGATGCCTGCCGGGATTCAGCGGCACGCGGGGGCGTGGTTGCCATGCCGACCTTTATCGACTCCTATCCAGATAACCTGGCTGTGCTCAACCAAGTAAAGAAACTCAACCCTCAGATCACCACCCTTTTAGGCGGCGCACTAATTTCCTCTCTGCCAGAGCCATTGATTGCAGCCCTAAAGCCTGACTACGCAATACTCGGAGAAGGCGAGGCCGCTCTTCTGGATCTTTTGGACCATATCGAAGCAGGAAAGAAGCCGGAAGAAGCCCGTTACATCAATGGCCTCGGCCTTTGGCTTGACGGAACCACTCAGTTCACCTCACCACGCACACAGCTTATGGACCTTGATGTACTGCCGATTCCGGATCTATCCCTGTTCCCCGGAGTACAGAAGAATCCTTTCATTCCTGAGCTCGGATTGACTACCTCCCGTGGCTGTTACGGCCGTTGCTCGTTCTGCTTCCTAAACATGCGCAAACTCTCCTACAAGAGCCCCGAGCGCTTCGAACTGGAGATCGCAGAACTTACCTCAAAACACGGGACCGGCTACTTCTACATCAACGATCTGACCTTTACTTCCGACCTGGAACGTACCAGCCGGATTTGCGATGTTCTGAAAAAGTACGGAATAACTTGGTCCTGTTCAACCCGTGTAGAGAAGATTAATCCGGAACTGTTGGCATACATGCATACCTGCGGCTGCCGAGATATCTGGTACGGTGTGGAATCGGTTGATCAAACAGTGCTCGACCTGGCCGACAAGATGACCCGGGTGGAAGAGATCGAGTATGCCGTTGCCGAAACAGTCAAAGCCGGCATCAAGGTGATGGCCAATCTGATCGTAGGTCTACCGGGAGAAAGTGTCGCATCGCTAAGGAAGATGATGGATTTCTGCCGCCGGAGTGAGGTTATTCCTACATCGATAAAGTACCTTACCCCTTTCCCCGGAACCAGAATCTACGATATGGCCGTGGAGCAGGGCTTCATATCCGACCATATCAACTACCTTGAAACACTGGCGCAGCGCAAGGTCAATGATGTAAATGACTCCATCATCAATCTGACTGAACTGCCGGAATCTGAGTTACGATCAGCCTTTGAGGAATTGATGAATATCCGCCGTGAACGCCTCAAAAATTTTTGA